TAGTTCTCTGCATTATTCCCGTGGCCATAATACTGCTCGGAGTGGCATTCATGTCATTTTATCCCATTAGTCGCCAGATGTATGAGAAGATTGTGAGGGAGACCCGTAAGGAACGCTGATGTTATTAACATGACGACATTATCCTCACGTCACAGCAATATGAAAACAACGGCGCCTGCCTGGTTTTTATAAGCCTGCCGGCAGGGAGCCATTATCTATCCTGATAAGGAAGACAACTTTAAAGTTTCTGCTCGATCACCATCTTCCTGAGCTCCCGTTTCAGGACCTTGCCCACGCCGCTTACGGGAAGCTGATCCATGAATATAATCCTTTTCGGGACCTTGTATGCGGCCACATGCGCTTTCAGATGGCTAATTATTTTTTCGCGTTCCTCGTCATTCTTTTCGATGCCAGGTTTCAGGACTATTGCGCAAGCGACCCTTTCCGAACCGGCCCTTTCAGGGTCTGGAACACCGAAAGATGCCGCCATCTCTATATCCGGATGCTCGGTCAGGACATCATCGAGCTCTCTTGTAAACACCTTGAACCCTGAAACGATGACCATATCCTTGAGTCTGTCCACAATATAGAAATAGCCGTCCTCATCCATTTTCGCTATGTCGCCAGTGAACATCCAGCCGTCTCTCAGGGCATGCGCGGTTTCTTCAGGCTTGTTGTAGTATCCGAGGGTGAATACCTGCGGACCGTATATGGCTATCTCTCCGGGTTCTCCCACAGGCACGCTTTTCCCTGTTTCCGGGTCTATCAGTCTGAAAATGGTATCCGGCATCGGCATGCCTATCGAGCCGGGCTTTTTCCTGCCGTATCGGGGAAGGCAGCATGTTACGGGAGAGGTTTCCGTCATGCCGTAAAGCTCGACAAGTTTTCCCTGACCAATTATTGATTCAAATTCCTTAATATTTTCAGGCGGGAAGGGTTGTGCCGCCGACATGCACCATTTGACCCCGGAGAAGTCGATTGCCCTGAATTCAGGCTTTTTCATTAGCTCAAGGTATATTGTCGTTACATTTACCAGAGCAGTAGGTTTGTACTTTTTAAGCGATTCAATAAGAAAGTGCGTGTCCCTGGGATTCGGGACCGCTATCTGGGTCATGCCTTTAACGAGCGATACCGCCCCGAGTGCAAGTCCTGCTATGTGGAAAAGCGGGAATGCGCAGAGGAAGGTATCCTCAGGGGCTATGTCCATCCAGATCGATATCTGGCTGACATTGCACATGACGTTCCTCTGGGTAAGCAGCGCACCCTTGGCAGGGCCTGTGGTGCCGCCCGTGTACATCATGTACATGGGCTCATCCATGCCTTTCTTTGCATTTACTTCATCTTCCGGCATGGACTTAATGGCATCGGTGAACCGCTCGACCTTGACACCTGTTATCGGTTTTACTTCAGCTGACGG
The nucleotide sequence above comes from Desulfomonilia bacterium. Encoded proteins:
- a CDS encoding AMP-binding protein, which gives rise to MEDIYLGKPWLKNYDSNVPPNISYDNRTFCELFRETVQKFPDKPAVIYLGRVLTFKDLDRLSNRLATYFIRSGLKPGMVVGLHMPNIPAHYIGVIAIQKAGLVSTGLSPLLTANELTHQIKDSGAQIALTVDVLYEKLYEIAGRTGLKSILVSSIADYLPPVKAFLGKLLKKIPSAEVKPITGVKVERFTDAIKSMPEDEVNAKKGMDEPMYMMYTGGTTGPAKGALLTQRNVMCNVSQISIWMDIAPEDTFLCAFPLFHIAGLALGAVSLVKGMTQIAVPNPRDTHFLIESLKKYKPTALVNVTTIYLELMKKPEFRAIDFSGVKWCMSAAQPFPPENIKEFESIIGQGKLVELYGMTETSPVTCCLPRYGRKKPGSIGMPMPDTIFRLIDPETGKSVPVGEPGEIAIYGPQVFTLGYYNKPEETAHALRDGWMFTGDIAKMDEDGYFYIVDRLKDMVIVSGFKVFTRELDDVLTEHPDIEMAASFGVPDPERAGSERVACAIVLKPGIEKNDEEREKIISHLKAHVAAYKVPKRIIFMDQLPVSGVGKVLKRELRKMVIEQKL